Within the Flavobacterium sp. CG_23.5 genome, the region TTGAAACTGTACTCGTTGTTGTTCCAGTTACTGCTAAACTTGTTGGCGCAGTTGGCGCTTGAGAATCAGCTGTTGGATTCCAAACCGCTTGTACATATTCAGGATGATCTATGTAAGGATTTCTATTGTTTTGAGTGCCATAAATAGCATTATTACGAGCAATTTCTCTTGCATTTACTGGATCTTGAGCATTCCAAGCCAAAAGCATGTTTAAAAAAGCGGTTGTAAAAACTTGATTGCTTGTACCGTTGAACATAGCAAAAGTATATCCTGAAACGGTTGTTTCATAACGCGTTGCAAAATAAAAATACATTCTGGCAATGTCTCCTTTAAATTCATCGATTGGTTCAAAAACAGTTCCCGTATATCCAGGGGTGGTACTTGCTCCAAGCTTACTTCCGTTTAAAGAGGTCCAAGTTGGAGACGCAACCATTCCGTGAGGATAATTAGATCGTTGACCGTTTACTTTTCCATCTGTAGGTGTTATAAAATGTGCGTCGGAAACCATTGGTGCCGCTGATCCAAAAGAGGATTGAGGAATGATGTGCTCTCTATTGTAGCAATCTCCTTCAACACTATACGTTCCGCATCTTTGTGTTGTTCCCAAAGAATAATTATAAGGGTCTGTTCCAGCAGGTTTTTCTGAATACATATCTAAAACGGAGCCATCATTTTCATAAAAATTATCAACATCAGATGTTTGGTAAGTTGTATATAAACCGGCGTATCCGTTGTCAACATGACCTTTAATAATGTTGTATAATTGGGTTTTCAAGGCGTACCCGGTTCCGGTAGCCGTTGAATAATAGCCCGTTGGGATTTGGGCAATACTCGCAGTAAAGAACATTAATAATAAAAAAGAGTAGATTTTTTTCATCGTTTAAAAAATTGGTTTTGGTTATTTGGGTTGGTTGAAAGCTTAATTTTAAATTCTTAAAATTTTTAAGACGCGCAAATTTATAACTTTTTCGATGGTTTATGTTAAGGAATTATTAACATAATTATGGTTTTCTTAACATAATTATTAACATTTTAATTAAAGTAGTTTTAGTCTTACTTTATGAAAAATAGAAATGAAACCGTAGCGCTAAGTTGAAATATATGATTAAGAAATCTTCTTTTTATTTATTAGACAAGGGTGTTTTTTTTTAAAATAAACCAAAAAAAAGCGGCAATAGATGCCGCTTTAAATGAATAGTTTGCTTTTAAACTAGTTTACAATAAGTTTTTTAGTAATTGATTTAGTATCGTTTGTTATCTTAACGAAGTAAACTCCTTTTTGAAGATTGTTTACCGCTGCAGAGGAACTGTTTGTGTATTCTTTGTCAAAAACTTTTTGTCCTAATACTGAAAATACCTGAACAGAATATTTTTCATTTGAGTTTTCGAAATTTATTTTGACATTTCCATTGGATGGATTTGGATAAATATTAAATTCATTAGAATCAAAATCAATATTAGAAAGGGTTGCCAATGAATGACTTCCTAAACCATTACAAGTATCCTTAATATATGAATCCCATTCACCACTTTTGTTGAAAGTTGTATTTGGTGCTGAAATACTTGGTTTTCTTCGCAAGGTCTCGTCAGCTCCAAAATTTGCCGTTCCACCATTGAATGTTCCTATAATATCTATAAGTACACCATTTTTAAACAAGCCCATTGGGTCATTTCCATTAAATGCTTCTTGTGCAGACGATAGGTTTGCGCTGGCAGCTGTATAACAAGTCGTTGCAATGCCAGGATCTACAAGTATAAATACGGCTCCGTTGTTTAATGTACCAGCTAAATTCAAACCAGCACTCCAAGCTCCGGCACCATTTGATTGCTTTTTTATGGAATAAACGGATAAATCAACAGAAGCTCCTGTGAAATTAGCAATTTCTAAAGCCTTGTTGAAACTACCTCCCTCTACGTATTCTGAGAAGAATATTTCTGATGCTGTTGTACCGCCTATAGGTGCTGCAGTTGTAGTCCCATCTACTGATGTACTGGCAACTGAAGAATTTCTTTCGGCATCTCTAGCTATAAGATAAAAGGAATATTTAGTTGAAGCCGTTAAACCAGTTACTGTGGCCGTTAATCCTGTTTCTGTAGATTTAATAGTACCGTTTACATACAAATCATAACCGGTAACACCAATGTTATCCGTTGCTGCGGTCCAAGTTAAAGTAGCTGAGTTTGATGTAGTAGAAGTTACTGTCAGATTTGTTGCTGCTGTTGGAGCTTGAGTATCAAGAGGCTCTGTAGTCCATACAGATATTACATATTCTGGATGATCAATGTAAGGATTTCTATTATTTTGACGCGCATAAATAGCGTTGTTACGCGCAATTTCTCTAGCGCTTACCGGATCTTGATTGTGCCAAGCCAGCAATTGATTTAAAAATGCAGTAGTAAATGCTTTATTGGTTGAACCATTAAACATAGCGTAAGAATATCCAGCAATTGTATTTTCATAACGTGTAGCAAAATAGAAATACATTCTGGCAATATCCCCTTTGAATTCATCTATTGGTTCAAAAACTGGACCGGTGTAACCTGCAGTTGTACTGGCTCCTAGTTTACTTCCATTTCGAGTAGTTTCTGTAGCAACTGCTACCACTGAATGGGGATAATTGGACCTAATTCCGTTTACTTTTCCATCTGTAGGCGTGATAAAATGCGCATCCGAAACCATTGGGGATTGCTGATTGAATACTGATTGCGGTATGATATGTTCTCTATTGTAACAGTCTCCTTCATTAGTATAGTTCCCACATCGTTGTGTTGATGTTATGCTATAAGTATACGGGTCAACACCAGTAGGATTTTCAGAATACATATCTAAAACGGAACCGTCATTTTCAAAGAAATTATCAATATCAGAAGTTTCGTACGTGACATACAGACCTGCGTAATCATTTACCTTATGATCTTTTATAATATTGTATAATTGTGTTTTCAACGCGTAACCTGTTCCTGTGGCATTACTATAATACCCAGCTGGCGCTTGCGCAAAACCTGCTGTAAAAAGAAATAAAAATAATAGCAAGTAGATTTGTTTCATAGTCTGATAATGGATTAATTTGGTTTTAAAAAGGATTAGATTTTGGAGTTAAAATTTTGACAAAACTACTATTTTAATTATTATTTAAGGTTACCAAATGTTTAATTAAATTAATAATGTTTTCTTGGTTTTAGATGCCGTGGATTGTTATTCAGGGATGTTTATTTTGGGAATACTTTGTTTTGATACGCACCCAAATCTGGAGGAAGAGTTCTGGTGTTTCCTAAAATATCGGACGGAATGAGATAGGCCGAATTCCCTTTTGCGAAAGCGGCAGAAGTATCGTCAATATTGAATTTATTTAGTGAGACTTTAAAGAATTTTGGGTCTTTGTTCAAAATTATTGCGTTGTAATGTGCCGTGTCAGTTCCAAATTGATAATCGGGATTAGTGGTAAATGAATTGGAAATATTATCAAATTTGAGCAGGCAATTGTTGAATTGGTATTGGAAAGCCGCACCTGTTTTTTTGTTCAGTATCATTTCAGTGGAATACGAACCATAAATAATGCAATTGTTGAATGTTGCCGCGGTTAAATCTTTGACCTCCGGAACGGCGCCCGTAATATTGTTACTCAGAAAAACGGCCACTTGCTCAGAACTATTCCAATTATTGTTGAAAGTACAATGGGTAAATTTATAATTTCCTCCATAAGAACAAGCCAAACTCGCTTGCCCGGCATTATTGATTACCAGATTTTCTCCGTTAATTTTTGCAGTCTGCGCCAAAATCCCATAATTAGCACAATTATAAATTTGGGTACTTTTTAGGTTTACGGTTGTTCCGTCATTATTTTGTATCAATAGTCCGATTGTGGCATTTTTGATGGTAAGATGATTCAAATTGTTGTTTGTGCTGCCATTGGTCAGCCAGATAGTTCCCCACTGTCCCGGAACATCCGAGAAATCAGGTTCTAGACGGTCGCCTTCAAAAATGACTTCATTTTCAAGTCTGGCGGTGGTAGATGCTGCTCCGTTTACTACTATTGAAGCTTTATTGGGCACAATGAGTCCTGAATTTGCATGAAAATGAACTCTGGAACCCGCATCAAAAGTTACAGTTTTTCCCGAAGGAACGGCGGCATAGCCATATATGACGTAAGGTTTTGTATTTTTAAAATGCAGTTCGTTTCCGTTTATAGCATCGTTTTCATCCAAATAAAAACCATCAATTTTTTGATCACCAACTGGAAGTGTTTCCGTCGTACCGTCAGCAAAACGTTTTGGATACAAGAAAACAGCGTCTTGAATCAATGTAACTAATTCCACTTTTTGAAGATTTTCTCCACTATCAAACTGAATTTGGTCGGTGTATAGGAAATCGGTTGGGTTTGCATCCTTAGTATTAGCGGTGGTTTCAATGAAAATATACAAACTGTCTTTGGCCAATAAATCTACATTGTTGAATATTTTACCATTATTTCCTTGCATTCCGTCAACGGTCATTCTATACTTTGAGTTTAATCCTTTGGCTAATTGAATGGTTGGAATACGAATGTCATTTTTACTTTTGTTGTACACTTTTAGTCTGTAAGTGCTGGAGCCAATGTTTGTAAAAACTGTATCTAAATAAATGGTGTCTTTCGAAAATGACAAATCACCCGTGCTGCTCACAGTCTCAAAATCACTTCGACAAGAGCAAACCGAAATTAATATTCCAATAAAAAACAATAAAGTGATAGGACGCATTTGGATTTATTTTTTGTAAAAATAAGAAAAAACTCATTTGAATAGAGAGCAATTTTAATTTTGAGGGTATAATAACAATTCATTTACTGTTTTCTAACTCATCTTTTTTTTAAATTTACATTTTTAAAATATAATACATGACTTTAGATAAAAATAAAATGCTTGAATATTGCAATGAGTTTTCGAAAAACACATTGATGGAAACCCTAAAAATTGAATATATTGATGCAGGAGAAGGTTTCTTGGTGGCCAAAATGCCAGTAAATTCATCCGTTCATCAGCCTATGGGATTGTTGCATGGCGGCGCGTCAGTAGCTTTGGCTGAAAGTGTGGGAAGTGCGGCTTCTCATTTTTTTATAAACGACAAAGAGCAAGAAGTGCGTGGGATTGAAATTTCGGCGAATCATTTAAGAAGCATTCGTGAAGGAGTTGTTTATGGAACTGCCCGCATTATTCATAAAGGAAGAAGTTTACATCTTTGGGAAATCAAAATTACGGATGAAGCCGGAAACTTGATTTCGTTATGTAAATTAACGAATATGGTTTTGACCAAAGAAAAGAAATAAATTTAGTTTTTTATTGTAACTTAGTTTTAAAAATAATTAAGTATGATTGATTTTTTCATAAAAGTAAAACAGCAGGAAGCTCAAAATCTACCTTTTGTATTGTACAAAAAACCCAATAATATCAAGTTAGTAGGCTTGTTTCAAAACAATGATCATTTGTATTTTGCTGAAAATTTTGAAGAAACAGGTTTTGTTTTTGCTCCTTTTGAAGGCAGCCAAATGATACTTATTCCTGCAGATCAATCTGTAAAATGGGAAACTTTAATAACTTCTTCTGAAGAGGATAATAATTTAGATTTTGCTAACTCCGAAAACAAAGAATCCAAAGAGCATTTTAAAACTCTTGTTCAAAAAGGAATTGACGCTATTGCAAAAGGGAGTATGAACAAAGTAGTTCTGTCTAGGAAAGAGATTGTTGATTTGACTGATTTTGATTTGGTTTCAGTTTTTCAAAAATTGGTTCAAACCTATCCAACTGCTTTTTGTTATTGCTGGTTTCACCCAAAAATTGGATTATGGATGGGCGCTACACCTGAGCGATTGCTGAAGACCAAAAACAATAAATTTTATACAACAGCATTGGCGGGAACGCAAAAACTTCAAGATACGGCAGAAGCAGTTTGGGAGAAAAAAGAAATCGAGGAACAGCAATTTGTAACCGATTTTATTTTGAATAGTTTAAAAGAATTGACTTCAAAAATAGTTATTTCCAGCCCTTATAATTTGAAAGCGGGAAGCTTAGTGCACATTAAAACAGATATTGAGGGGCTGATAAATAAGAATTCAAGTTTGAAGCAAGTAGTTTTGGCTTTGCATCCAACACCCGCTGTATGTGGCTTGCCTAAAGAAGTTGCAATAGATTTTATTTTGGAAAATGAAGACTATGACAGAGAATATTACACTGGTTTTTTAGGCGAATTAAATAAAGAAGGATTTAAAAAATCAGAAATGAAATCTGATTTGTATGTCAATTTACGATGTATGCAAATTAAGATTTCTTCGAATCTTGCAATGACCAAAGCGCATTTGTATATGGGTTGCGGTGTAACAAAAGATAGTATTGCGGAAAAAGAGTGGGGGGAAAGCGTCAATAAATCGATGACGATGAAAAGAGTTTTGTAGTAGGTAGATTGTACATTCAAAATTTAATATTCTATATTTAAAGAGTACGGATTAAATTATAAAAGGAGGAAGAGTTTGTTCTAAGCTCTTAAAATTAAACAAAAAAAAATGAAACTAGATATATTAGCTTTTGGTGCGCATCCGGACGATGTAGAATTGGGTTGTGCCGGAACTATTTTAAAAGAAATTTCCTTAGGAAAAAAAGTAGGAATAATTGATTTGACACATGGTGAATTAGGAACGCGAGGTTCGGCTGAAATTCGAGATCAGGAAGCAAATGATGCTGCTGAAATATTGGGTGTTTCTGTAAGGGAAAATTTGAGTATGCGGGATGGTTTTTTTGTGAATGATGAAAAGCATCAATTGGAAATTATAAAAATGATTCGCAAATACCAGCCAGA harbors:
- a CDS encoding endonuclease, yielding MKQIYLLLFLFLFTAGFAQAPAGYYSNATGTGYALKTQLYNIIKDHKVNDYAGLYVTYETSDIDNFFENDGSVLDMYSENPTGVDPYTYSITSTQRCGNYTNEGDCYNREHIIPQSVFNQQSPMVSDAHFITPTDGKVNGIRSNYPHSVVAVATETTRNGSKLGASTTAGYTGPVFEPIDEFKGDIARMYFYFATRYENTIAGYSYAMFNGSTNKAFTTAFLNQLLAWHNQDPVSAREIARNNAIYARQNNRNPYIDHPEYVISVWTTEPLDTQAPTAATNLTVTSTTSNSATLTWTAATDNIGVTGYDLYVNGTIKSTETGLTATVTGLTASTKYSFYLIARDAERNSSVASTSVDGTTTAAPIGGTTASEIFFSEYVEGGSFNKALEIANFTGASVDLSVYSIKKQSNGAGAWSAGLNLAGTLNNGAVFILVDPGIATTCYTAASANLSSAQEAFNGNDPMGLFKNGVLIDIIGTFNGGTANFGADETLRRKPSISAPNTTFNKSGEWDSYIKDTCNGLGSHSLATLSNIDFDSNEFNIYPNPSNGNVKINFENSNEKYSVQVFSVLGQKVFDKEYTNSSSAAVNNLQKGVYFVKITNDTKSITKKLIVN
- a CDS encoding PaaI family thioesterase, whose product is MTLDKNKMLEYCNEFSKNTLMETLKIEYIDAGEGFLVAKMPVNSSVHQPMGLLHGGASVALAESVGSAASHFFINDKEQEVRGIEISANHLRSIREGVVYGTARIIHKGRSLHLWEIKITDEAGNLISLCKLTNMVLTKEKK
- a CDS encoding chorismate-binding protein, which translates into the protein MIDFFIKVKQQEAQNLPFVLYKKPNNIKLVGLFQNNDHLYFAENFEETGFVFAPFEGSQMILIPADQSVKWETLITSSEEDNNLDFANSENKESKEHFKTLVQKGIDAIAKGSMNKVVLSRKEIVDLTDFDLVSVFQKLVQTYPTAFCYCWFHPKIGLWMGATPERLLKTKNNKFYTTALAGTQKLQDTAEAVWEKKEIEEQQFVTDFILNSLKELTSKIVISSPYNLKAGSLVHIKTDIEGLINKNSSLKQVVLALHPTPAVCGLPKEVAIDFILENEDYDREYYTGFLGELNKEGFKKSEMKSDLYVNLRCMQIKISSNLAMTKAHLYMGCGVTKDSIAEKEWGESVNKSMTMKRVL